Proteins from a genomic interval of Stenotrophomonas maltophilia R551-3:
- the mtgA gene encoding monofunctional biosynthetic peptidoglycan transglycosylase, whose translation MGAAGEQHKVEAVEAPPRRRRWHWKRLLWLPVLLAAFSCLQVLVLRFIDPPLSTVMLWRYGEALGEGDWSYRLHYQWRDMEQMAPSLPISLVAAEDQRFPEHSGFDLQAIEKARDHNAKGGRLRGASTISQQVAKNLFLWQGRSWIRKGLEVWYTVLIEALWPKERILEMYANIAEFGDGVYGAQAAAKKFWGKDAARLSPAESARLAAVLPAPRRYNAAAPGPYVQRRAAWIQRQARQLGGAAYLSEE comes from the coding sequence ATGGGGGCAGCGGGAGAGCAGCACAAGGTAGAGGCGGTTGAGGCTCCGCCACGCCGTCGTCGCTGGCACTGGAAGCGCCTGCTGTGGCTGCCCGTGCTGCTGGCCGCCTTCAGCTGCCTGCAGGTGCTGGTGTTGCGCTTCATCGACCCGCCGCTGTCCACGGTCATGCTGTGGCGCTATGGCGAGGCGCTGGGCGAGGGTGACTGGTCCTATCGCCTGCACTACCAATGGCGGGATATGGAGCAGATGGCGCCGAGCCTGCCGATTTCGCTGGTGGCGGCCGAGGACCAGCGCTTCCCCGAGCACAGTGGCTTCGATCTGCAGGCCATCGAGAAGGCCCGCGACCACAATGCCAAGGGCGGACGCCTGCGGGGGGCCAGCACGATCAGCCAGCAGGTGGCCAAGAACCTGTTCCTCTGGCAGGGCCGCAGCTGGATCCGCAAGGGCCTGGAGGTCTGGTACACGGTGCTGATCGAGGCGCTGTGGCCGAAGGAGCGGATCCTGGAGATGTACGCCAACATCGCCGAGTTCGGTGATGGTGTGTACGGCGCGCAGGCGGCGGCGAAGAAATTCTGGGGCAAGGATGCGGCGCGGCTGAGCCCGGCCGAGAGTGCGCGGTTGGCGGCGGTGCTGCCGGCACCGCGGCGCTACAACGCAGCGGCGCCGGGGCCGTATGTGCAGCGGCGCGCGGCGTGGATCCAGCGCCAGGCGCGGCAGCTGGGTGGGGCGGCGTACCTGTCGGAGGAGTGA
- a CDS encoding TetR/AcrR family transcriptional regulator produces the protein MNQPDASAGEPRAGRNSRLSAEDWAQAALDLIAEQGVGAVAVEPLARRLGVTKGSFYWHFPSRDALLQAALERWELFEQEQVFGSLEDVPDPRVRLRQLFQMVAHEVQPHIIYSELLKALDHPMVRPVIDRVSQRRLDYLIASFRQAGLSSTDARHRARLAYAAYVGFLQLSLQLQQPKQAREDFEAYVEHLIDTLIPS, from the coding sequence ATGAATCAACCTGACGCTTCCGCCGGCGAACCGCGCGCCGGCCGCAACAGCCGCCTGAGTGCCGAAGACTGGGCCCAGGCGGCCCTCGATCTGATTGCTGAACAAGGCGTGGGTGCCGTCGCGGTGGAACCGTTGGCGCGGCGCCTGGGCGTGACCAAGGGCAGTTTCTACTGGCATTTCCCCTCGCGTGATGCGTTGCTGCAGGCCGCGCTGGAGCGTTGGGAGCTGTTCGAACAGGAACAGGTGTTCGGCAGTCTCGAAGACGTGCCCGATCCCCGGGTGCGCCTGCGCCAGCTGTTCCAGATGGTCGCCCATGAGGTGCAGCCGCACATCATCTACAGCGAACTGCTGAAGGCGCTGGACCACCCGATGGTGCGTCCGGTGATCGACCGCGTCTCGCAGCGCCGCCTGGATTACCTGATCGCCTCGTTCCGCCAGGCCGGGCTCAGCTCGACCGATGCACGCCATCGCGCGCGCCTGGCCTACGCGGCCTATGTAGGCTTCCTGCAGCTGTCGCTGCAGCTGCAGCAACCCAAGCAGGCCCGCGAAGATTTCGAGGCCTACGTCGAGCATCTGATCGACACGCTCATCCCCAGCTGA
- a CDS encoding alpha/beta fold hydrolase yields MVTSPTPAAFHDLRLEAAHGTRLAATASDHGRRGRVLFAHGFGQTRHAWNATAGALSAAGLQTLAYDARGHGDSDWNAADLPYHGEQFADDLIVLAGEQPRPPVLVAASMGGLFGLLAESRWPGLFSAMVLVDITPRWDTAGVERILAFMTAHPDGFASLAQAADVISAYMPHRPRKSEQSLRALLREDDHGRWRWHWDPRLVAELARDSEQHQDALAEAARQVKCPLLLVSGGRSDLVTPQTVAEFLALAPHARHVQLPQATHMVAGDDNNAFTATVLDYLDVLPAADAAASSATNEHVTGARS; encoded by the coding sequence ATGGTTACGTCCCCGACTCCCGCTGCGTTCCATGACCTGCGCCTGGAAGCGGCCCATGGCACCCGTCTGGCCGCCACCGCCAGTGACCACGGCCGTCGAGGCCGTGTGCTGTTCGCACATGGCTTCGGCCAGACCCGGCATGCCTGGAATGCGACCGCCGGCGCACTGTCTGCAGCTGGCCTGCAGACCCTGGCCTACGATGCCCGCGGCCATGGCGATTCGGACTGGAATGCCGCCGACCTGCCCTATCACGGCGAACAGTTCGCCGATGACCTGATCGTGCTGGCCGGCGAGCAACCGCGCCCACCGGTGCTGGTTGCAGCATCGATGGGCGGCCTGTTCGGCCTGCTCGCCGAATCGCGCTGGCCGGGCCTGTTCTCGGCGATGGTGCTGGTCGACATCACCCCGCGCTGGGATACCGCTGGGGTCGAACGCATCCTGGCCTTCATGACCGCTCACCCCGATGGCTTCGCGTCGCTGGCCCAGGCCGCCGACGTGATCTCGGCCTACATGCCGCACCGCCCGCGCAAATCCGAACAGTCGCTGCGCGCCCTGCTGCGCGAGGACGACCACGGCCGCTGGCGCTGGCACTGGGACCCGCGCCTGGTGGCCGAACTGGCCCGCGACAGCGAGCAGCACCAGGACGCGCTGGCTGAAGCCGCGCGCCAGGTGAAGTGCCCGTTGCTGCTGGTCAGCGGCGGTCGCAGCGATCTGGTCACGCCACAGACCGTGGCCGAATTCCTGGCGTTGGCGCCGCACGCGCGCCATGTACAGCTGCCGCAGGCCACGCATATGGTTGCCGGCGACGACAACAACGCCTTTACCGCTACTGTGTTGGACTATCTGGACGTGTTGCCCGCAGCGGATGCTGCGGCTTCGTCCGCCACAAACGAGCACGTCACCGGAGCACGCTCATGA
- a CDS encoding hotdog fold domain-containing protein, translating to MSTPLLSLYQRLQRWPAGNWLFSRAVCFKAPYFASIAPRITRLEHGRCEGTLADRRKVRNHIGTVHAIAMCNLAELTAGLMVDASLPKGMRWIPKGMQVQYLAKARGTLRALALPAQPIVVAAEGYALPVTVSVRDRAGTEVFSAVIDMWMSPAK from the coding sequence ATGTCCACGCCCCTGCTGTCCCTCTACCAGCGTCTTCAGCGCTGGCCTGCCGGCAACTGGCTGTTCTCCCGCGCGGTGTGCTTCAAGGCACCCTACTTCGCCAGCATTGCGCCACGCATAACCCGTCTGGAGCACGGCCGCTGCGAAGGCACGCTGGCCGACCGCCGCAAGGTGCGCAACCACATCGGCACGGTGCACGCGATCGCGATGTGCAACCTGGCCGAGCTGACCGCCGGGTTGATGGTCGATGCCTCGCTGCCGAAGGGCATGCGCTGGATCCCGAAGGGCATGCAGGTGCAGTACCTGGCGAAGGCGCGTGGCACGCTGCGGGCGCTGGCGTTGCCGGCGCAGCCGATTGTCGTCGCGGCCGAGGGCTATGCGCTGCCGGTGACGGTGAGCGTGCGCGACCGTGCGGGCACCGAGGTGTTCAGCGCAGTCATCGACATGTGGATGTCGCCGGCGAAGTAG
- a CDS encoding DUF1304 domain-containing protein, with the protein MYWIALALTLLVALLHAYFLVLEMFLWTRPLGLKTFRNTPEKAQATRVLAANQGLYNGFLAAGIVVGLVIDQPVLVTFSLACVVVAGCYGAYSVSRRIFMIQAVPAILALVFRALA; encoded by the coding sequence ATGTACTGGATCGCACTTGCCCTGACCCTGCTGGTCGCATTGCTGCACGCCTATTTCCTGGTGCTGGAGATGTTCCTGTGGACCCGTCCGCTGGGCCTGAAGACGTTCCGCAATACGCCGGAGAAGGCGCAGGCCACGCGTGTGCTGGCGGCCAACCAGGGCCTGTACAACGGCTTCCTGGCGGCGGGCATCGTGGTGGGGCTGGTGATCGATCAGCCGGTGCTGGTGACGTTCTCGCTGGCCTGCGTGGTGGTGGCGGGGTGCTATGGCGCGTACAGCGTGAGCCGGCGCATTTTCATGATCCAGGCCGTACCGGCGATTCTGGCGTTGGTGTTTCGCGCGCTGGCGTAG
- a CDS encoding acyl-CoA dehydrogenase, protein MSIVLPFLALLLAGAFVAYHRMRLVTWTLISVALLVACWFVPYVNQTATIVAAAVLAVIAVPLLLPFIRKPLLTGPMMKVFRKVLPPLSQTERIALETGSVGFEGELFTGDPDWNILLNYPKPQLTAEEQAFLDGPVEELCKMVNDWEITHVHADLPPELWAFIKKNKFFGMIIPKEYGGLGFSALAHHKVIQKLASVSSVVSSTVGVPNSLGPGELLVHYGTQEQKDQYLPRLADGREVPCFGLTGPFAGSDATSIPDYGIVCKGEWNGEQVLGVKLTFDKRYITLAPVASLIGLAFRMYDPDGLIGETRDIGITLGLLPRDTAGVEIGRRHFPLNSTFQNGPIRGKDVFIPLTQLIGGAAMAGKGWNMLNECLAVGRSITLPSTASGGAKAGAAVTGAYARIRKQFGLSVGRFEGVEEALARIGGKAYKISALSQATAAAVDRGDVPSVPSAIAKYHCTNMSREVISDMMDVIGGKGIILGPRNFAGRSWQAAPIAITVEGANIMTRSLLIFGQGAILCHPWVLKEMKAAQDPDIRAGLQDFDRSLFGHIRFGISNAVRSFWFGLTGARFGAAPGDAYTRRYFRKLDRYSANLALMADISMMTLGGKLKFKESLSGRLGDVLSHVYMTSAMLKRYHDEGAPQADQPLLAWAFHDSVHKIEESLSAALRNFPIRPIGWLMWALIFPLGRRAEAPGDRLSRRVAALLMAPNEARDRLASGVFLTPCENNPGGRINSYLSKAIMAEPVERKFLKALKSKGIEALDFNSQLDEAVAEGVITQDERSLLEELRTLTLDTITVDDFDTHELRAASYYDRQHKDPHSQAA, encoded by the coding sequence ATGAGCATCGTTCTTCCCTTCCTCGCCCTGCTGCTGGCAGGCGCGTTCGTCGCCTACCACCGCATGCGGCTGGTTACCTGGACGCTGATCAGCGTGGCCCTGCTGGTCGCCTGCTGGTTCGTGCCCTACGTCAACCAGACCGCCACGATCGTTGCCGCCGCCGTGCTGGCGGTGATCGCCGTGCCGCTGCTGCTGCCGTTCATCCGCAAGCCGCTGCTGACCGGCCCGATGATGAAGGTGTTCCGCAAGGTGCTGCCGCCGCTGTCGCAGACCGAGCGCATCGCGCTGGAAACCGGCTCGGTCGGTTTCGAAGGCGAGCTGTTCACCGGTGACCCGGACTGGAACATCCTGCTGAACTACCCCAAGCCGCAGCTGACCGCGGAAGAGCAGGCCTTCCTCGATGGCCCGGTCGAAGAGCTGTGCAAGATGGTCAACGACTGGGAAATCACCCACGTCCATGCCGACCTGCCGCCGGAACTGTGGGCCTTCATCAAGAAGAACAAGTTCTTCGGCATGATCATTCCGAAGGAATACGGCGGCCTCGGCTTCTCCGCGCTGGCCCACCACAAGGTGATCCAGAAGCTGGCCTCGGTGTCCTCGGTGGTCAGCTCCACCGTCGGCGTGCCGAACTCGCTGGGCCCGGGCGAACTGCTGGTGCATTACGGCACCCAGGAGCAGAAGGACCAGTACCTGCCGCGCCTGGCCGATGGCCGCGAAGTGCCCTGCTTCGGCCTGACCGGCCCGTTCGCCGGCTCCGACGCCACCTCCATTCCGGACTACGGCATCGTCTGCAAGGGCGAGTGGAACGGCGAGCAGGTGCTCGGCGTCAAGCTGACCTTCGACAAGCGTTACATCACCCTGGCCCCGGTCGCGTCGCTGATCGGCCTGGCCTTCCGCATGTACGACCCGGATGGCCTGATCGGTGAAACCCGCGACATCGGCATCACCCTGGGCCTGTTGCCGCGTGATACCGCCGGCGTTGAAATCGGTCGCCGCCACTTCCCGCTGAACTCGACCTTCCAGAACGGCCCGATCCGCGGCAAGGACGTGTTCATTCCGCTGACCCAGCTGATCGGTGGCGCTGCCATGGCCGGCAAGGGCTGGAACATGCTCAACGAGTGCCTGGCCGTGGGTCGCTCGATCACCCTGCCGTCCACCGCCAGTGGCGGTGCCAAGGCCGGTGCCGCCGTGACCGGCGCCTATGCGCGCATCCGCAAGCAGTTCGGCCTGTCGGTCGGCCGCTTCGAGGGCGTGGAAGAAGCACTGGCCCGCATTGGCGGCAAGGCGTACAAGATCAGTGCGCTGTCGCAGGCCACCGCAGCTGCGGTGGACCGCGGCGACGTGCCGTCGGTGCCGTCCGCCATTGCCAAGTACCACTGCACCAACATGAGCCGTGAAGTGATCTCGGACATGATGGACGTGATCGGCGGCAAGGGCATCATCCTCGGCCCGCGCAACTTCGCCGGGCGCAGCTGGCAGGCCGCGCCGATCGCGATCACCGTGGAAGGCGCCAACATCATGACCCGCAGCCTGCTGATCTTCGGCCAGGGTGCGATCCTCTGCCACCCGTGGGTGCTGAAGGAAATGAAGGCCGCGCAGGATCCGGACATCCGTGCCGGCCTGCAGGACTTCGACCGCAGCCTGTTCGGCCACATCCGCTTCGGCATCTCCAATGCCGTGCGTTCGTTCTGGTTCGGCCTGACCGGCGCGCGCTTCGGCGCTGCCCCGGGCGATGCCTACACCCGCCGCTACTTCCGCAAGCTGGACCGCTACTCGGCCAACCTGGCGCTGATGGCTGACATCTCGATGATGACCCTCGGCGGCAAGCTGAAGTTCAAGGAGTCGCTGTCCGGCCGCCTGGGCGACGTGCTGAGCCATGTCTACATGACCAGCGCCATGCTCAAGCGCTACCACGACGAAGGCGCACCGCAGGCCGACCAGCCGCTGCTGGCCTGGGCCTTCCATGACAGCGTGCACAAGATCGAGGAATCGCTGTCGGCGGCCCTGCGCAACTTCCCGATCCGACCGATCGGCTGGCTGATGTGGGCACTGATCTTCCCGCTGGGCCGTCGCGCCGAGGCACCGGGCGATCGCCTGAGCCGCCGCGTGGCCGCCCTGCTGATGGCTCCGAACGAAGCGCGTGACCGTCTGGCCAGCGGCGTGTTCCTGACCCCCTGCGAGAACAACCCGGGTGGCCGCATCAACAGCTACCTGAGCAAGGCGATCATGGCCGAGCCGGTGGAGCGCAAGTTCCTGAAGGCGCTGAAGAGCAAGGGCATCGAAGCGCTGGACTTCAACAGCCAGCTGGACGAAGCCGTGGCCGAGGGCGTGATCACCCAGGACGAGCGCAGCCTGCTGGAAGAACTGCGCACGCTGACCCTGGACACCATCACCGTGGACGATTTCGACACCCACGAACTGCGCGCGGCCAGCTACTACGACCGCCAGCACAAGGACCCGCACTCGCAGGCAGCCTGA
- a CDS encoding Hsp33 family molecular chaperone HslO, whose translation MTANPDSLIRFLLPDAGVRGVHVRLQATWQEILSHAQYPDTAAELLGEACVASALFTGHTKIDGRLSIQLRSSTALRTLFAECTAAGTLRGIAQLSEGADAPRDLSNLGDDALLAITIENPGLDPREPQRYQSLVGLTAPELDEAFEDYFRQSEQLPTRLLLVADRDGAAGLLLQKLPGDEGDEDGWARASALFETLGKAELLATPAEQLLHRLFHEEQPALLGEKPLSFACSCSRDRVASMLQSLGEDEARAAAEASGAVEVRCEFCGREYHFPLTEFGILFHGAEGTVPAPERLQ comes from the coding sequence ATGACCGCCAACCCCGATTCCCTGATCCGCTTCCTGCTCCCCGACGCTGGTGTCCGCGGCGTCCATGTGCGCCTGCAGGCGACCTGGCAGGAGATCCTGTCCCACGCCCAGTACCCGGATACTGCCGCTGAGCTGCTCGGTGAAGCCTGCGTGGCCTCGGCACTGTTCACCGGCCACACCAAGATCGATGGCCGCCTGTCGATCCAGCTGCGCAGCAGCACTGCACTGCGCACCCTGTTCGCCGAATGCACCGCGGCCGGCACCCTGCGCGGCATTGCCCAGCTCAGTGAAGGCGCCGATGCACCGCGCGACCTGTCCAATCTCGGCGACGATGCCCTGCTCGCCATCACCATCGAGAACCCGGGGCTGGACCCGCGCGAGCCGCAGCGCTACCAGAGCCTGGTCGGGCTGACCGCGCCGGAACTGGACGAGGCCTTCGAGGACTACTTCCGCCAATCCGAGCAGCTGCCAACCCGCCTGCTGCTGGTCGCCGACCGCGACGGCGCCGCCGGCCTGCTGCTGCAGAAGCTGCCCGGCGACGAGGGCGACGAGGATGGCTGGGCACGCGCCAGCGCGCTGTTCGAGACCCTGGGCAAGGCCGAACTGCTGGCCACCCCGGCCGAGCAGCTGCTGCACCGGCTGTTCCACGAGGAGCAGCCGGCGCTGCTGGGCGAAAAGCCGCTGTCCTTCGCCTGTTCCTGCTCCCGTGATCGGGTGGCCTCGATGCTGCAGTCGCTGGGCGAGGACGAGGCCCGTGCTGCCGCCGAAGCCAGTGGCGCGGTCGAGGTCCGTTGCGAATTCTGCGGGCGGGAGTATCACTTTCCGTTGACGGAGTTCGGCATATTGTTCCACGGTGCCGAGGGGACTGTGCCGGCGCCTGAACGGCTTCAGTAA
- a CDS encoding TonB-dependent receptor domain-containing protein — MKLNSNKLRDAVCVALAASAASVAGTGTALAQQATNLDRIEVTGSRIRTVDVETAQPVLTLNRADIEKQGFSSVADILQNISAVGSPPISRAQPLSSGEAVGGTYISLRDLGATRTLVLLNGKRLGITTGGLQDISTVPVSAIERIEVLKDGASSIYGSDAIAGVINIITRTNFEGATGSVYYGQYSEGDGATRTMDFTMGVKGERGSLTIGAEYAKEDKVRAADRPYGAFPRSANHPDFGWTTVGEFGGFVSRPADGLPGVTYPAASAGNPNREVRVILREGGNPNNKADYVAQNVNSLVTKDKTNTNLQTDLRTPQERRAVFVDGIYDLTDNVRLRTNMLYSYRDSNRQIAGYPYQALAFTSPMSATSAFNPLGTEISNWWRRTLEVPRNTRAELTTFRFSGGLEGSFEFADRLFDWDVGYLYNNNKLVQTSTGDLNLTALRAAVGPSFINSSGVAQCGTAASPIPLNQCVPYNPFLRAGIPSNGANGALTGNDALQKLLFPAAHSTAETTTKVVTANLAGSLFTLPAGDLGFAVGIEHRKETGSFSPDALVQSGNTSGLANFPTGGGYKVDEVYAEFNIPILADLPGARELSLNAATRHSDYDTFGTTLNSKFGFKWKPVDSVLIRGTWAEGFRAPTIADLYSGGSQSFDFYTDPCDSVYGAARTNAAVRARCAAALPAGVNVANFRQQQQGFTPTTAASSQTPLAFVSGSNDQLTPETSTSKTLGVVWSPGFIQNFNMSLDWWEIRVENTIIADTANLILNDCYLNDIASRCSAFTRDPVTGIVNNLNRTGINAGYREVEGFDLDVSYRLPTDRFGNFSAQWTSTYTSRDDLVTTKNPVTHPNPRTGVGWAGGAFRVRSNLNLGWEMGDFGASWTVRYFSGMKESCLSAVTFPEECNLPNYASPNNQGVAVGSATNQRGATVFNDVQLRWSAPWNATVAVGANNVFGRVGPTMYSQPNANVSYYGGFDIGRFLYMKYTQRF, encoded by the coding sequence ATGAAGTTGAACAGCAACAAGCTGCGCGATGCTGTGTGCGTTGCGTTGGCGGCCAGCGCCGCATCCGTGGCCGGCACCGGCACGGCCCTCGCCCAGCAAGCGACCAATCTGGACCGCATCGAAGTCACCGGTTCGCGCATCCGTACCGTCGACGTCGAAACCGCCCAGCCCGTCCTGACCCTCAACCGCGCGGATATCGAGAAGCAGGGCTTCTCGTCGGTCGCCGACATCCTGCAGAACATCAGCGCCGTCGGTTCGCCGCCGATCAGCCGTGCCCAGCCGCTGTCCTCGGGCGAAGCCGTGGGCGGTACCTACATCAGCCTGCGTGATCTCGGTGCCACCCGTACCCTGGTGCTGCTCAACGGCAAGCGCCTGGGCATCACCACCGGTGGCCTGCAGGACATCTCGACCGTGCCGGTGTCGGCCATCGAGCGCATTGAAGTGCTGAAGGATGGCGCTTCGTCGATCTACGGTTCCGATGCTATCGCCGGCGTCATCAACATCATCACCCGTACCAACTTCGAAGGCGCCACCGGCAGCGTCTACTACGGCCAGTACAGTGAGGGCGACGGTGCCACCCGCACCATGGACTTCACCATGGGCGTGAAGGGTGAGCGCGGTTCGCTGACCATCGGTGCCGAGTACGCCAAGGAAGACAAGGTGCGGGCGGCGGATCGTCCGTACGGTGCCTTCCCGCGCAGCGCCAACCACCCGGACTTCGGCTGGACCACCGTCGGTGAATTCGGTGGCTTCGTCAGCCGTCCGGCCGATGGCCTGCCGGGCGTCACCTATCCGGCTGCCAGTGCGGGCAATCCCAACCGCGAAGTGCGCGTGATCCTGCGTGAGGGTGGCAACCCGAACAACAAGGCCGACTACGTCGCGCAGAACGTCAACAGCTTGGTCACCAAGGACAAGACCAATACCAACCTGCAGACCGACCTGCGTACCCCGCAGGAACGCCGCGCGGTGTTCGTCGATGGTATCTATGACCTGACCGACAATGTGCGCCTGCGCACCAACATGCTGTACAGCTACCGCGATTCGAACCGTCAGATCGCCGGCTACCCGTACCAGGCGCTGGCCTTCACTTCGCCGATGTCGGCCACCAGCGCGTTCAACCCGCTGGGCACCGAAATCAGCAACTGGTGGCGTCGTACCCTGGAAGTGCCGCGCAACACCCGCGCCGAACTGACCACGTTCCGCTTCAGTGGTGGCCTGGAAGGCAGCTTCGAGTTCGCTGACCGTCTGTTCGACTGGGATGTCGGCTACCTGTACAACAACAACAAGCTGGTCCAGACCAGCACCGGTGACCTCAACCTGACCGCGCTGCGTGCGGCGGTGGGCCCGTCCTTCATCAACAGCAGCGGCGTGGCGCAGTGCGGTACCGCCGCCAGTCCGATTCCGCTGAACCAGTGCGTGCCGTACAACCCGTTCCTGCGTGCCGGCATTCCGAGCAACGGTGCCAATGGCGCATTGACCGGCAATGATGCGCTGCAGAAGCTGCTGTTCCCGGCGGCTCACTCCACCGCCGAGACCACCACCAAGGTCGTGACCGCCAACCTGGCCGGCAGCCTGTTCACCCTGCCTGCGGGCGATCTGGGCTTCGCCGTCGGTATCGAACACCGCAAGGAAACGGGCAGCTTCAGCCCGGATGCGCTGGTGCAGTCGGGCAACACTTCCGGCCTGGCCAACTTCCCGACCGGTGGTGGCTACAAGGTTGACGAAGTCTATGCCGAGTTCAACATACCGATCCTGGCCGATCTGCCGGGCGCCCGCGAGCTGAGCCTCAACGCGGCCACCCGTCATTCGGACTACGACACCTTCGGCACCACGCTGAACAGCAAGTTCGGCTTCAAATGGAAGCCGGTCGATTCAGTGCTGATCCGCGGTACCTGGGCCGAGGGCTTCCGTGCCCCGACCATCGCCGACCTGTACAGCGGTGGTTCGCAGTCGTTCGACTTCTACACCGATCCGTGCGATTCGGTCTATGGCGCTGCGCGTACCAATGCTGCGGTGCGTGCCCGTTGCGCCGCCGCACTGCCGGCTGGCGTCAATGTCGCTAACTTCCGCCAGCAGCAGCAGGGCTTCACCCCGACCACCGCTGCGTCGTCGCAGACGCCGTTGGCCTTCGTTTCGGGTTCGAACGACCAGCTGACTCCGGAAACCTCGACGTCCAAGACGCTGGGCGTGGTGTGGAGCCCGGGCTTCATCCAGAACTTCAACATGTCGCTGGACTGGTGGGAAATCCGTGTCGAGAACACCATCATCGCCGACACGGCCAACCTGATCCTCAACGATTGCTACCTCAACGACATCGCGTCGCGCTGCTCGGCCTTCACGCGCGACCCGGTGACCGGCATCGTCAACAACCTCAACCGCACCGGCATCAACGCCGGCTACCGCGAGGTGGAAGGCTTCGATCTGGACGTCAGCTACCGCCTGCCGACCGATCGCTTCGGTAACTTCAGCGCGCAGTGGACCAGCACCTACACCTCGCGTGATGACCTGGTCACCACCAAGAACCCGGTCACCCACCCGAACCCCCGCACCGGCGTGGGCTGGGCGGGCGGCGCGTTCCGCGTGCGTTCGAACCTGAACCTGGGTTGGGAAATGGGTGACTTCGGCGCCAGCTGGACCGTTCGTTACTTCTCGGGCATGAAGGAGTCGTGCCTGAGTGCTGTGACGTTCCCGGAAGAGTGCAACCTGCCGAACTACGCCTCGCCGAACAACCAGGGCGTGGCCGTGGGCAGCGCGACCAACCAGCGTGGCGCAACGGTGTTCAACGACGTCCAGCTGCGCTGGAGCGCGCCGTGGAACGCGACCGTGGCGGTGGGTGCCAACAACGTGTTCGGCCGCGTGGGCCCGACCATGTACAGCCAGCCGAACGCCAACGTCTCCTACTACGGTGGCTTCGACATCGGTCGCTTCCTGTACATGAAGTACACGCAGCGCTTCTGA
- a CDS encoding glycosyltransferase family 2 protein, which translates to MTRERLTFVIAAYNEALALPLLHPRLCAVLDGMPDIEGHILYVDDGSHDGTWEVIAGLAQSDVRVSALKLSRNFGKEAALTAGLDLVRDGAAMILDADGQDPPELVPEFVARWREGHDNVYGTRMARDGEAWVKRATAAMFYRVIGRLSRTPIPADTGDFRLLSARALSALREMRERHRFMKGLFSWVGFKRIAVPYHRHARVAGSSKFSLWRLWNFALEGITGFSTVPLRAATYMGLATAAVAFVFGVWVIAKAALYGDRVAGWPTMMAVILFLGGVQLIALGLIGEYLGRLYEESKQRPLYLVDAWLASAVADSALQPTLGGQADDHGTATVGRQVS; encoded by the coding sequence ATGACCCGCGAACGGCTTACTTTCGTCATCGCTGCCTACAACGAGGCCCTGGCACTGCCGCTGCTGCATCCGCGGTTGTGCGCCGTGCTCGACGGCATGCCCGACATCGAGGGCCACATCCTCTATGTGGACGATGGCAGCCATGACGGCACTTGGGAGGTGATTGCCGGCCTGGCCCAGTCCGATGTACGGGTCTCCGCCCTGAAGCTGTCGCGTAACTTCGGCAAGGAAGCAGCGCTGACCGCCGGCCTGGATCTGGTGCGCGACGGCGCGGCGATGATCCTTGACGCCGATGGCCAGGACCCGCCGGAACTGGTGCCGGAGTTTGTCGCGCGTTGGCGCGAAGGCCATGACAACGTCTACGGCACGCGCATGGCCCGCGATGGCGAGGCATGGGTCAAGCGCGCTACTGCCGCGATGTTCTACCGGGTGATCGGGCGCCTGTCGCGCACACCGATCCCCGCCGATACCGGCGATTTCCGCCTGCTCTCGGCGCGCGCGTTGAGTGCACTGCGCGAAATGCGTGAGCGCCACCGCTTCATGAAGGGCCTTTTCAGCTGGGTCGGATTCAAGCGGATCGCGGTGCCCTATCACCGCCATGCGCGCGTGGCCGGATCCAGCAAGTTCAGTCTGTGGCGGCTGTGGAATTTCGCCCTGGAGGGCATCACCGGGTTCTCGACCGTCCCGCTGCGCGCGGCGACCTACATGGGCCTGGCGACGGCGGCGGTGGCCTTCGTGTTCGGTGTCTGGGTGATCGCCAAGGCGGCCCTGTACGGCGACCGGGTTGCCGGCTGGCCGACGATGATGGCGGTGATCCTGTTCCTGGGCGGCGTGCAGCTGATCGCACTTGGCTTGATCGGTGAGTACCTGGGCCGGCTGTACGAGGAGTCCAAGCAGCGGCCGTTGTACCTGGTTGACGCGTGGCTAGCATCCGCCGTGGCAGACTCGGCCCTGCAACCCACCCTTGGAGGGCAGGCGGATGACCACGGTACGGCAACTGTTGGACGGCAAGTCTCCTGA